In Salinibaculum sp. SYNS191, the genomic window CGGAAGAACCTCAAACGCGGGGCGGCCGTCGGACTCGGCTTCACGGCGGTCATCTTCCTCGTGTTCGTCGTCTTCCCGCCCGCGACCGTCGAGTCGCCGGTGTACTACGTCGCGCTGGCCTTCGTCCTCGCGCTGTCGACCGCCGGGCTGGCGGCGACGGTGCTCGTGATGCGGCGCGCGTACCGGCTCTCGCAGGAACTCTAGTCCGTCAGCGTCGCCAGTCGGTCCGCACCGGCCCGCGTCCCCTTCGCGATGATGACGTCACCCGCCGAGAGCCGCGTCTCCGGCCCGGGGGAGATGTCCC contains:
- a CDS encoding DUF7536 family protein, with the protein product MSSTEETAGGRAALVEALEVRKNLKRGAAVGLGFTAVIFLVFVVFPPATVESPVYYVALAFVLALSTAGLAATVLVMRRAYRLSQEL